From Streptomyces sp. NBC_00683, one genomic window encodes:
- a CDS encoding histone-like nucleoid-structuring protein Lsr2 — protein sequence MAQRVVVTLSDDIDGGEAAETVTFALDGKSYEIDLNPVNAKKLRKALAPYMTAGRKQTNASKHGKTPVSYHHTSLAPDPAAVRAWARSHRMEVPARGRIPKKVYEAFQAAS from the coding sequence GTGGCTCAGCGCGTAGTGGTCACGCTCTCCGACGACATCGACGGGGGAGAAGCGGCGGAAACGGTCACCTTCGCCCTGGACGGGAAGTCGTACGAGATCGACCTCAATCCCGTCAACGCAAAAAAACTGCGGAAGGCGCTGGCCCCGTACATGACGGCCGGCCGAAAGCAGACAAATGCCAGTAAGCATGGCAAGACCCCGGTGTCGTACCACCACACGTCCCTCGCGCCCGACCCGGCGGCCGTGCGCGCCTGGGCGCGCTCGCACCGGATGGAGGTGCCGGCCCGCGGCCGGATCCCCAAGAAGGTCTACGAGGCGTTCCAGGCCGCCAGTTGA